AGCCAGGATGATGTTGCCGTTTTCATCCGTGCCGAATTCATATTTCGTGTCGACGAGAATGAGACCCTGCTTTGCGGCAATTTCCTCTCCACGTTTGAAGAGGGCCAGCGCGTAGCGGGACAGCTTGTCCCATTGCCCCTGGGTCAGGAGTTTTTTCTCCACGATCTCGGCCGGCGTCAGCGGCTCGTCATGGCCGCCGTCAAATGCCTTGCTCGTTGGTGTGATGACCGGCTCTGGCAAAATCTGATTGTCCTTCATCCCGTCAGGGAGGCTCATGCCGTACATCTGTCGTTCACCCTTCTTATAAAGGGTAAGGATGGAGGTGCCGGTCGTGCCGGCGAGATAACCGCGCACGACGATCTCGACCGGCAGTATATCGAGCCTCTTGCCGATGACGACATTGGGGTCCGGATAGCTGACAACATGGTTGGGGCAAATGTCCATCGTCCGGTCAAACCAGTAGCGCGCGGTCTGCGTCAGGACCTGTCCCTTATAAGGGATGCATGTGAGGATTCGATCAAAGGCGCTCAGGCGGTCGGTGGAAATGATAATGCGATTGCCGTCTGGCAGGTCGTAATTCTCGCGCACTTTGCCACGGTAATATTTCGGCAGCTCGGGAATGACGGCTTCATCGAGAATGCGCACGGGCTCTCCAATTCTTGTCTCTATAGGGCGTCAGACGCCCTCATGGCTCTAAAACTCCTGTAGGATGCTATTACATGTTTCCCGATACAGGACCAGACGCGATGTTATCGACGGTTTCCCGGCCATATTTTAGGTCGAACCCGAAACTATCGTTATATTTCAATGATTTGATAAAAATGTCAGTTTTTTGACGGTGGGTGTGTTGACTTGTTTGAGGTGATGGATTTATAAGTCCGCTCACTGAACGAGGGCGGCGGCGCTGCTGGCGACGAAGTCTTTCGTTCTGAGAAAATCAAGGAATGAGCTGGTTGCTTGTTTGGTTTCGAGGCCATTTGGTTTCGGGGATTTGATTTTGTGACTGCGTTGAGTGGTCTGTTTTTTGACAATTGAATATGAGAAGAAAGAGAAACGTGGGCGGCGAAGCTTGCGGGGTCTGGAGGAATTCAGGCTCTAGTGAATAGACTTTGACGGTCACGTTTGGATAAGAGAATACACCTCATTATGAGCGCAGTGATGCGCGGAATGATGGGTGTGAGTTCTCGTCGATTCAGAACGACGTGATTTAGTTAAGATTGAATTCTCAACTTGAGAGTTTGATCCTGGCTCAGAACGAACGCTGGCGGCAGGCTTAACACATGCAAGTCGAACGCCCCGCAAGGGGAGTGGCAGACGGGTGAGTAACGCGTGGGAACATACCCTTTCCTGCGGAATAGCTCCGGGAAACTGGAATTAATACCGCATACGCCCTACGGGGGAAAGATTTATCGGGGAAGGATTGGCCCGCGTTGGATTAGCT
This genomic interval from Agrobacterium tumefaciens contains the following:
- a CDS encoding phosphoribosylaminoimidazolesuccinocarboxamide synthase, which codes for MRILDEAVIPELPKYYRGKVRENYDLPDGNRIIISTDRLSAFDRILTCIPYKGQVLTQTARYWFDRTMDICPNHVVSYPDPNVVIGKRLDILPVEIVVRGYLAGTTGTSILTLYKKGERQMYGMSLPDGMKDNQILPEPVITPTSKAFDGGHDEPLTPAEIVEKKLLTQGQWDKLSRYALALFKRGEEIAAKQGLILVDTKYEFGTDENGNIILADEIHTPDSSRYWMADSYDESFRSGTRPASFDKDFVRAWVAERCDPYKDDIPEIPQDLVLQTSRVYIDAYERITGQSFVPDDSGETPLARVRRNLEPFFPGV